The Osmerus eperlanus chromosome 12, fOsmEpe2.1, whole genome shotgun sequence genome has a segment encoding these proteins:
- the prph2a gene encoding peripherin-2a, whose amino-acid sequence MALMKVKFDLKKRVKLAQFVWFMYWFSVMAGVLVFSMGLFFKIELRKRSELMDNNESHFVPNLLIAVGLLACGINAFGGKICYDSLDPTKFAKWKPMLKPFLVSCVMFNALLVLTALLCFLMRIPLQFTLAEGLKNGMKFYKDTDTPGRCYMKRTLDMMQMEFRCCGNNNYKDWFEIQWVSNRYLNFGAKEVKDRIGSNVDGQYLMDGVPFSCCNPSSPRPCIQYQVTNNTAHYSYDHYTEDLNIWKRGCRDALLSYYGGLMNTIGALVLLVTMLEVGVMVGLQYVNTSLSTLANPEDPESESEGWILEKTVKETFTDIMAKMKNMGKGNQVDEGAEAPVATVS is encoded by the exons ATGGCGCTCATGAAGGTGAAGTTTGACTTGAAAAAGCGCGTCAAACTGGCCCAGTTTGTCTGGTTTATGTACTGGTTCTCAGTGATGGCCGGGGTGCTGGTGTTCAGCATGGGCCTGTTCTTTAAGATTGAGCTGCGGAAACGCTCAGAGCTCATGGACAACAACGAGAGCCACTTTGTTCCCAACTTGCTCATTGCAGTGGGTCTGCTTGCCTGTGGCATCAACGCCTTTGGAGGCAAGATCTGCTATGACTCCCTGGATCCTACCAAGTTTGCCAAGTGGAAGCCCATGCTGAAGCCTTTCCTGGTGTCGTGCGTGATGTTCAATGCCCTTCTGGTGTTGAcggctctgctctgctttctTATGAGAATTCCCTTGCAGTTCACGCTGGCAGAGGGGCTGAAGAACGGCATGAAGTTCTACAAAGACACAGACACCCCTGGCCGCTGCTACATGAAGAGGACCCTGGACATGATGCAAATGGAGTTCCGTTGCTGTGGCAACAACAACTACAAAGACTGGTTTGAAATCCAGTGGGTTAGTAACCGCTACCTGAACTTTGGGGCAAAAGAAGTAAAAGA TCGTATTGGCAGCAATGTGGATGGTCAGTATCTGATGGATGGGGTTCCCTTCAGCTGCTGTAACCCCAGCTCCCCCAGACCCTGCATCCAGTACCAGGTCACCAACAACACAGCCCACTACAGCTATGACCACTACACAGAGGACCTGAACATCTGGAAGAGGGGCTGCCGCGATGCCCTGCTCTCCTACTACGGAGGCCTGATGAACACAATAGGAGCCCTGGTGTTGCTGGTGACCATGCTGGAG GTGGGTGTGATGGTGGGTCTGCAATACGtgaacacctccctctccaccctggccAACCCAGAAGACCccgagagtgagagtgagggcTGGATCCTGGAGAAGACTGTGAAGGAGACCTTCACTGACATCATGGCTAAGATGAAGAACATGGGCAAAGGCAACCAGGTGGACGAGGGAGCGGAGGCTCCCGTCGCCACGGTGAGCTGA
- the tbcc gene encoding tubulin-specific chaperone C: MDVVTSDGQGNGDSGPSDTVKIPERLLKRDQLRLEDVERRKEAKESLSVTEERSEFFSSTFKSERLAIERLLSACSEDDCAFATQTLEEVTLKTQQLQKFLNDSMTFLTQYELRQAQASLQKLQTSLAEKREVVLPKKKFAFRSRNTGASNPKVTAVVANSPASATTVDSGGVKLLGTSHPDQCGFSHISSQTLIKSAEEIQKQDVLLTHLTNCKVRLFGAPSTLHVKHVRDCEILCGPVSSSIFVDHCTNCVLVFPCQQLRTHNTTDTEVYLHVTSRAIIEDCQRVRFAPFSWSYPGLDSDFLVSGLDQNRNNWTQVDDFNWLATSTPSPNWIVIPEPDRRNDWDV, translated from the coding sequence ATGGATGTTGTGACCAGCGATGGCCAGGGAAATGGTGACTCAGGTCCCAGCGACACTGTTAAAATTCCAGAAAGGCTACTGAAACGCGATCAGTTGAGGCTAGAGGATGTAGAAAGGCGGAAGGAAGCAAAAGAGAGCCTGTCCGTAaccgaggagaggagcgagttCTTTTCAAGCACGTTTAAGAGCGAGCGGTTGGCAATTGAGAGACTCCTTTCGGCCTGCTCTGAGGATGACTGTGCGTTTGCGACGCAAACGCTGGAAGAGGTGACACTGAAGACACAACAACTCCAAAAGTTTTTAAACGATAGCATGACATTTCTGACGCAGTACGAGCTGAGACAGGCACAAGCGTCTCTTCAAAAACTGCAAACCTCCCTGGCTGAGAAAAGAGAGGTGGTTTTGCCCAAGAAAAAATTCGCCTTTCGTTCTCGTAATACTGGTGCAAGTAACCCAAAAGTAACCGCAGTAGTCGCCAATTCCCCAGCATCTGCCACTACTGTCGATTCTGGTGGTGTTAAATTGCTCGGAACTTCCCATCCGGATCAGTGCGGGTTTTCCCACATCAGTTCTCAGACGCTGATCAAGTCAGCTGAGGAGATCCAAAAACAAGATGTACTGCTGACACACCTTACTAATTGCAAAGTTCGTCTTTTTGGTGCCCCAAGTactttgcatgttaaacatgtCCGTGACTGTGAGATCTTGTGTGGACCGGTGTCTAGTTCAATATTTGTTGACCACTGTACAAACTGCGTTCTGGTCTTCCCCTGCCAGCAACTAAGAACTCATAACACCACTGACACTGAGGTGTATCTGCATGTCACAAGCCGAGCCATCATAGAGGACTGCCAAAGGGTCCGCTTTGCCCCCTTCTCCTGGTCATACCCCGGCCTGGACAGTGACTTCCTTGTGTCTGGTCTGGACCAGAATCGAAACAACTGGACCCAAGTGGATGACTTTAATTGGCTCGCCAcaagcaccccctcccccaactgGATTGTCATCCCGGAACCTGACAGAAGAAATGACTGGGATGTCTAG
- the bicral gene encoding BRD4-interacting chromatin-remodeling complex-associated protein-like, whose product MDDEEDRRLLDIIGDVQALNDYLHGSNNKSIEEDDVTNAAYGPAGSFFAGSTAGANSDLKHGPSSLGEFAEDSTGTGLQLSSSLSFIEDELGEAASPGGVELGGEDQPFDILQKSLLEADITEQTLAQEALLDSQPPSVQATSPFPSQLVSGGYGGGTGVVTTATATFSGGQFLQGISQLPNGSAGHIQVLGPFGAGGGVMTLSSLDRSPQILLRPGAPAATAQVFTPPPAQLGQVGLPFKNIPLQNIIIQRGPGGTQTLVRPIQPKPPQSGSQTLYSLGIQPTTTTANVANTASPVGGQYTANGSILVHSPLGQGQAQGQYSVALTPATTVHNGPTDPNNTLLTNQNAVQLVAGQNFTATAGGQLIVNQGVAAGVPVGGWSTFPGSSPVPGQAACNQRLTLVGPAAGVVGRGQVSGSPVQRLVVTHNSSSLSPGPAPQEQQDYTQDSSSPGLSQDGSQAQLVNLLGTKATKTTTSISQDSLLIAQGCTQKRPAPHQLTRGGMILQQLRKDHSGVLSTDYRRFTSLEDTFHRLMPYHVFQGAAPNHEFYLVDEEFESVATQVLKRTQAMVNKYRRLLMVEAERSSPSSEMVMIDRTFNQEERSNLTQDKRMVLVDPDGFLEEFCCGVKPSPALPDPYLPPPSTSCRQTGTGPQGPGRTDPQAGYGDPGGGGGGKERGGLSQHIDTSAKSILDLKRTRQTYSSNNSLVAASNHQHASLSPPTALAAGPTHYQVSQLSSPSLQPHLPPELPSPPATDTDSVLEAAVNSILEC is encoded by the exons ATGGATGATGAGGAAGATCGTCGTCTTCTGGATATTATTGG AGATGTGCAGGCGTTAAATGACTATCTCCATGGCTCCAACAACAAGTCT ATCGAGGAGGACGATGTGACTAATGCAGCGTATGGGCCTGCGGGGAGCTTCTTTGCTGGAAGCACT GCTGGAGCCAACTCTGACCTCAAGCATGGCCCCTCTTCCCTGGGGGAGTTTGCTGAAGATTCGACGGGGACAGGCCTTCAGCTCTCCAGCAGCCTGTCGTTCATCGAGGATGAGCTGGGGGAGGCTGCATCCcctggaggggtggagctggGTGGAGAGGACCAGCCCTTTGACATACTCCAGAAGTCCCTTCTTGAGGCAGACATTACTGAGCAGACTCTGGCCCAGGAGGCCTTGCTGGACTCGCAGCCGCCCTCGGTCCAGGCCacatcccccttcccctcccagcTGGTCTCTGGGGGGTATGGAGGGGGGACTGGGGTTGTTACCACAGCGACGGCAACCTTCTCTGGGGGTCAGTTCCTCCAGGGGATATCCCAGCTGCCTAATGGCTCGGCTGGGCATATCCAGGTGCTGGGTCCGTTTGGGGCTGGCGGTGGGGTTATGACGTTGAGCAGCCTGGACAGGTCTCCTCAGATCCTGCTGAGGCCCGGTGCCCCGGCCGCCACGGCGCAGGTGTTCACCCCGCCCCCAGCTCAACTGGGCCAGGTGGGCTTGCCCTTCAAGAACATTCCTCTCCAGAACATAATCATCCAGAGAGGTCCAGGAGGGACACAGACACTGGTCAGACCCATCCAGCCTAAACCCCCCCAGTCTGGGTCTCAGACTTTGTACAGCCTGGGCATCCAGCCTACCACCACCACTGCTAATGTGGCTAACACAGCGAGCCCTGTAGGGGGACAATACACAGCCAACGGCTCTATCCTGGTGCACTCTCctctggggcagggacaggcaCAGGGGCAGTACTCTGTGGCTCTTACACCAGCCACCACGGTCCACAATGGCCCCACAGACCCCAACAACACCCTTCTCACCAATCAGAATGCAGTGCAGCTTGTTGCCGGGCAGAACTTCACAGCCACGGCTGGAGGTCAACTCATTGTTAACCAAGGCGTGGCAGCAGGTGTGCCGGTGGGGGGTTGGTCAACATTCCCTGGTAGCAGTCCTGTCCCTGGCCAGGCAGCATGTAACCAGCGTCTGACGCTGGTGGGCCCAGCCGCAGGAGTAGTGGGCAGGGGGCAGGTTTCTGGGAGCCCAGTGCAGCGCCTGGTGGTGACCCACAACAGCTCCTCCCTATCCCCCGGCCCGGCTCCTCAGGAGCAGCAAGACTACACCCAG GATTCTTCATCACCTGGCCTTTCCCAGGATGGTTCACAGGCACAGCTCGTCAACCTCCTTGGCACCAAag CAACGAAAACTACAACGTCCATCAGTCAGGACTCTCTGCTGATTGCACAG GGCTGCACCCAGAAGCGTCCAGCACCCCACCAGCTCACCAGAGGAGGCAT GATTCTGCAGCAGCTGAGAAAGGATCATTCTGGAGTGTTGTCAACAGACTACAGGCGTTTCACTTCGTTGGAAGATACGTTTCACAGACTCATGCCCTATCATGTGTTCCAGGGCGCTGCACCAAATCATGAGTTCTATCTTG TGGATGAGGAGTTTGAGTCTGTGGCTACACAAGTACTGAAGAGAACCCAGGCCATGGTTAACAAATACAGACGTCTACTCATGGTGGAGGCtgag CGTTCTAGTCCTTCTTCAGAGATGGTGATGATCGACAGGACCTTCAACCAGGAGGAACGTAGTAACCTGACCCAAGACAAGAGGATGGTACTAGTTGACCCAG ATGGCTTCCTGGAGGAGTTCTGCTGTGGAGTGAAGCCgtcccctgccctgccagacccctacctccctcccccctccaccagctgcagacagacaggcacgggCCCCCAGGGGCCAGGGAGGACAGACCCCCAGGCCGGGTATGGGGAcccgggggggggtggaggagggaaggaaagggggggtCTGTCTCAGCACATAGACACATCTGCCAAAAGCATCCTGGACCTTAAAAGGACAAGGCAAACCTACAGCTCTAACAACAGCCTCGTAGCTGCCAGCAACCATCAGCAcgccagcctctctccacccacagCCCTGGCAGCAGGACCCACTCACTACCAGGTGTCTCAGctgtcctccccatccctccagccccacctccccccagagCTGCCCTCGCCCCCGGCCACAGACACAGACTCGGTCCTGGAGGCGGCGGTCAACAGCATTCTGGAATGTTAG
- the si:dkey-21c1.4 gene encoding uncharacterized protein C17orf80 homolog isoform X3, producing MSFYISDMLETCPFCGKSFKRLKTHLPHCKYAPVAQATQASKSPITAAHLQNYPSSVNKSSLPSLALLETAKRGKKSAKKTEKPSPPPSSASSSPTKKSKKTLESSSTAALPSLPTTQKKKHRLVDDIKPVPLPPLSINPPITKPKKKGLHAPKEYSDSETGSKTLRGTEAASTGLLLSPEPSLAPDLLSCTSPVSHGDRGRLVTSSKLKMTENTGSTKPALDPGPVRLQPKDAAKKKPQRQKSGLAVEATPPSVSQGPGQQGLKDGGLQGPSCGDCAWAEGAEVEKNRGSSGREVEKMERLHWPGVDQIRPVLQDHTILSNLNTESQTSILDQIKSTTAVQSADHLFNMIDSRRPVRDLSESSQAVSLLCPVDVPVLPASTPVPLTRTGNKTIMTSLPSSLTRSPGLLNTSHTRETLPVVWSSTVPPCPAPVIMETGAVTQRALGEVRLRQLPGWLADQLPNHPREAAHMLHRGWQWYYRRYIDVKKGGVGGVAMLLAGYCVLSYTWNYPHIKRDRWRRYH from the exons ATGTCATTTTATATCTCAG ACATGTTGGAGACATGCCCATTCTGTGGGAAAAGCTTTAAGAGGCTGAAGACCCACCTGCCGCACTGCAAATATGCCCCAGTCGCCCAGGCAACACAAGCCTCCAAGAGCCCCATCACAGCTGCCCACCTGCAGAACTATCCATCATCAGTAAACAAATCTTCACTACCATCATTGGCATTGCTAGAAACAGCAAAGCGTGGCAAGAAATCAGCTAAGAAGACTGAGAAACCATCACCGCcaccatcatctgcatcatcctcACCAACTAAGAAGAGTAAGAAAACACTAGAATCTTCATCCACAGCAGCTTTGCCATCATTACCAACCACCCAGAAGAAGAAACACAGGCTTGTAGATGACATTAAGCCTGTCCccttgcctcctctctccatcaacCCCCCCATCACTAAACCCAAGAAGAAGGGTCTTCATGCTCCTAAGGAGTACTCGGACTCAGAGACAGGATCTAAAACACTGAGGGGAACAGAAGCTGCTTCCACAGGTCTATTGCTCTCCCCAGAGCCCAGTCTGGCTCCAGATCTCCTGTCATGTACGTCCCCAGTCTCTCACGGGGacagaggacgtctggtcacatcCTCGAAACTCAAAATGACTGAAAACACAGGTAGCACCAAACCTGCCCTTGACCCTGGCCCAGTTAGACTCCAACCCAAAGATGCTGCCAAGAAGAAACCACAAAGACAGAAGTCTGGACTGGCAGTGGAGGCAAcacctccttctgtctcccagGGTCCTGGGCAGCAGGGGCTGAAGGATGGGGGGCTGCAGGGTCCAAGTTGTGGAGACTGTGCCTGGGCTGAAGGTGCAGAGGTGGAGAAGAACAGAGGATCTTcaggcagggaggtggagaagatggagaggttGCACTGGCCAGGTGTTGATCAGATCAGGCCAGTTCTCCAGGACCACACCATCTTAAGCAACTTAAATACTGAAAGTCAGACATCAATACTAGACCAGATTAAATCTACCACTGCAGTCCAGAGTGCGGACCATCTGTTCAACATGATAGACTCTAGGAGACCTGTCAGAGACCTCAGTGAAAGCAGTCAAGCTGTTTCCCTTTTATGTCCAGTGGATGTTCCAGTTCTCCCAGCATCCACCCCTGTACCACTAACGAGGACAGGAAACAAAACCATAATGACCAGCCTGCCGTCCAGCCTCACGCGTTCCCCAGGCCTCCTGAACACGTCTCACACACGAGAAACACTTCCTGTTGTCTGGAGCTCCACggtgcccccctgcccagcCCCTGTCATCATGGAGACAG GTGCTGTGACACAACGAGCTCTAGGGGAAGTGAGACTGAGacagctgcctggctggctggcagaccAACTCCCCAATCACCCCCGAGAGGCAGCCCACATGCttcacagag gcTGGCAGTGGTATTACAGGAGATACATCGATGTCAAGAAAGGAGGTGTTGGAGGAGTGGCTATGCTGTTAGCAGGGTATTGTGTTCTCAGCTACACCTGGAATTACCCACACATCA AGCGAGACCGCTGGAGGAGATAccactga
- the si:dkey-21c1.4 gene encoding uncharacterized protein C17orf80 homolog isoform X2, with translation MSFYISDMLETCPFCGKSFKRLKTHLPHCKYAPVAQATQASKSPITAAHLQNYPSSVNKSSLPSLALLETAKRGKKSAKKTEKPSPPPSSASSSPTKKSKKTLESSSTAALPSLPTTQKKKHRLVDDIKPVPLPPLSINPPITKPKKKGLHAPKEYSDSETGSKTLRGTEAASTGLLLSPEPSLAPDLLSCTSPVSHGDRGRLVTSSKLKMTENTGSTKPALDPGPVRLQPKDAAKKKPQRQKSGLAVEATPPSVSQGPGQQGLKDGGLQGPSCGDCAWAEGAEVEKNRGSSGREVEKMERLHWPGVDQIRPVLQDHTILSNLNTESQTSILDQIKSTTAVQSADHLFNMIDSRRPVRDLSESSQAVSLLCPVDVPVLPASTPVPLTRTGNKTIMTSLPSSLTRSPGLLNTSHTRETLPVVWSSTVPPCPAPVIMETAQSLRQGMELKTKAQQLAEQEAVGAVTQRALGEVRLRQLPGWLADQLPNHPREAAHMLHRGWQWYYRRYIDVKKGGVGGVAMLLAGYCVLSYTWNYPHIKRDRWRRYH, from the exons ATGTCATTTTATATCTCAG ACATGTTGGAGACATGCCCATTCTGTGGGAAAAGCTTTAAGAGGCTGAAGACCCACCTGCCGCACTGCAAATATGCCCCAGTCGCCCAGGCAACACAAGCCTCCAAGAGCCCCATCACAGCTGCCCACCTGCAGAACTATCCATCATCAGTAAACAAATCTTCACTACCATCATTGGCATTGCTAGAAACAGCAAAGCGTGGCAAGAAATCAGCTAAGAAGACTGAGAAACCATCACCGCcaccatcatctgcatcatcctcACCAACTAAGAAGAGTAAGAAAACACTAGAATCTTCATCCACAGCAGCTTTGCCATCATTACCAACCACCCAGAAGAAGAAACACAGGCTTGTAGATGACATTAAGCCTGTCCccttgcctcctctctccatcaacCCCCCCATCACTAAACCCAAGAAGAAGGGTCTTCATGCTCCTAAGGAGTACTCGGACTCAGAGACAGGATCTAAAACACTGAGGGGAACAGAAGCTGCTTCCACAGGTCTATTGCTCTCCCCAGAGCCCAGTCTGGCTCCAGATCTCCTGTCATGTACGTCCCCAGTCTCTCACGGGGacagaggacgtctggtcacatcCTCGAAACTCAAAATGACTGAAAACACAGGTAGCACCAAACCTGCCCTTGACCCTGGCCCAGTTAGACTCCAACCCAAAGATGCTGCCAAGAAGAAACCACAAAGACAGAAGTCTGGACTGGCAGTGGAGGCAAcacctccttctgtctcccagGGTCCTGGGCAGCAGGGGCTGAAGGATGGGGGGCTGCAGGGTCCAAGTTGTGGAGACTGTGCCTGGGCTGAAGGTGCAGAGGTGGAGAAGAACAGAGGATCTTcaggcagggaggtggagaagatggagaggttGCACTGGCCAGGTGTTGATCAGATCAGGCCAGTTCTCCAGGACCACACCATCTTAAGCAACTTAAATACTGAAAGTCAGACATCAATACTAGACCAGATTAAATCTACCACTGCAGTCCAGAGTGCGGACCATCTGTTCAACATGATAGACTCTAGGAGACCTGTCAGAGACCTCAGTGAAAGCAGTCAAGCTGTTTCCCTTTTATGTCCAGTGGATGTTCCAGTTCTCCCAGCATCCACCCCTGTACCACTAACGAGGACAGGAAACAAAACCATAATGACCAGCCTGCCGTCCAGCCTCACGCGTTCCCCAGGCCTCCTGAACACGTCTCACACACGAGAAACACTTCCTGTTGTCTGGAGCTCCACggtgcccccctgcccagcCCCTGTCATCATGGAGACAGCCCAGAGTTTGAGACAGGGGATGGAGCTCAAGACAAAGGCACAGCAACTTGCAGAGCAGGAAGCTGTAG GTGCTGTGACACAACGAGCTCTAGGGGAAGTGAGACTGAGacagctgcctggctggctggcagaccAACTCCCCAATCACCCCCGAGAGGCAGCCCACATGCttcacagag gcTGGCAGTGGTATTACAGGAGATACATCGATGTCAAGAAAGGAGGTGTTGGAGGAGTGGCTATGCTGTTAGCAGGGTATTGTGTTCTCAGCTACACCTGGAATTACCCACACATCA AGCGAGACCGCTGGAGGAGATAccactga
- the si:dkey-21c1.4 gene encoding uncharacterized protein C17orf80 homolog isoform X1, whose translation MSFYISDMLETCPFCGKSFKRLKTHLPHCKYAPVAQATQASKSPITAAHLQNYPSSVNKSSLPSLALLETAKRGKKSAKKTEKPSPPPSSASSSPTKKSKKTLESSSTAALPSLPTTQKKKHRLVDDIKPVPLPPLSINPPITKPKKKGLHAPKEYSDSETGSKTLRGTEAASTGLLLSPEPSLAPDLLSCTSPVSHGDRGRLVTSSKLKMTENTGSTKPALDPGPVRLQPKDAAKKKPQRQKSGLAVEATPPSVSQGPGQQGLKDGGLQGPSCGDCAWAEGAEVEKNRGSSGREVEKMERLHWPGVDQIRPVLQDHTILSNLNTESQTSILDQIKSTTAVQSADHLFNMIDSRRPVRDLSESSQAVSLLCPVDVPVLPASTPVPLTRTGNKTIMTSLPSSLTRSPGLLNTSHTRETLPVVWSSTVPPCPAPVIMETAQSLRQGMELKTKAQQLAEQEAVAGAVTQRALGEVRLRQLPGWLADQLPNHPREAAHMLHRGWQWYYRRYIDVKKGGVGGVAMLLAGYCVLSYTWNYPHIKRDRWRRYH comes from the exons ATGTCATTTTATATCTCAG ACATGTTGGAGACATGCCCATTCTGTGGGAAAAGCTTTAAGAGGCTGAAGACCCACCTGCCGCACTGCAAATATGCCCCAGTCGCCCAGGCAACACAAGCCTCCAAGAGCCCCATCACAGCTGCCCACCTGCAGAACTATCCATCATCAGTAAACAAATCTTCACTACCATCATTGGCATTGCTAGAAACAGCAAAGCGTGGCAAGAAATCAGCTAAGAAGACTGAGAAACCATCACCGCcaccatcatctgcatcatcctcACCAACTAAGAAGAGTAAGAAAACACTAGAATCTTCATCCACAGCAGCTTTGCCATCATTACCAACCACCCAGAAGAAGAAACACAGGCTTGTAGATGACATTAAGCCTGTCCccttgcctcctctctccatcaacCCCCCCATCACTAAACCCAAGAAGAAGGGTCTTCATGCTCCTAAGGAGTACTCGGACTCAGAGACAGGATCTAAAACACTGAGGGGAACAGAAGCTGCTTCCACAGGTCTATTGCTCTCCCCAGAGCCCAGTCTGGCTCCAGATCTCCTGTCATGTACGTCCCCAGTCTCTCACGGGGacagaggacgtctggtcacatcCTCGAAACTCAAAATGACTGAAAACACAGGTAGCACCAAACCTGCCCTTGACCCTGGCCCAGTTAGACTCCAACCCAAAGATGCTGCCAAGAAGAAACCACAAAGACAGAAGTCTGGACTGGCAGTGGAGGCAAcacctccttctgtctcccagGGTCCTGGGCAGCAGGGGCTGAAGGATGGGGGGCTGCAGGGTCCAAGTTGTGGAGACTGTGCCTGGGCTGAAGGTGCAGAGGTGGAGAAGAACAGAGGATCTTcaggcagggaggtggagaagatggagaggttGCACTGGCCAGGTGTTGATCAGATCAGGCCAGTTCTCCAGGACCACACCATCTTAAGCAACTTAAATACTGAAAGTCAGACATCAATACTAGACCAGATTAAATCTACCACTGCAGTCCAGAGTGCGGACCATCTGTTCAACATGATAGACTCTAGGAGACCTGTCAGAGACCTCAGTGAAAGCAGTCAAGCTGTTTCCCTTTTATGTCCAGTGGATGTTCCAGTTCTCCCAGCATCCACCCCTGTACCACTAACGAGGACAGGAAACAAAACCATAATGACCAGCCTGCCGTCCAGCCTCACGCGTTCCCCAGGCCTCCTGAACACGTCTCACACACGAGAAACACTTCCTGTTGTCTGGAGCTCCACggtgcccccctgcccagcCCCTGTCATCATGGAGACAGCCCAGAGTTTGAGACAGGGGATGGAGCTCAAGACAAAGGCACAGCAACTTGCAGAGCAGGAAGCTGTAG cagGTGCTGTGACACAACGAGCTCTAGGGGAAGTGAGACTGAGacagctgcctggctggctggcagaccAACTCCCCAATCACCCCCGAGAGGCAGCCCACATGCttcacagag gcTGGCAGTGGTATTACAGGAGATACATCGATGTCAAGAAAGGAGGTGTTGGAGGAGTGGCTATGCTGTTAGCAGGGTATTGTGTTCTCAGCTACACCTGGAATTACCCACACATCA AGCGAGACCGCTGGAGGAGATAccactga
- the LOC134031088 gene encoding guanine nucleotide-binding protein subunit alpha-13-like codes for MADFLPSRSVLNVCFPACLLNSTEVEQLRKSKEIDKCLSRDKTYVKRLVKILLLGAGESGKSTFLKQMRIIHGQDFDQQAREEFRATIYSNVIKGVRVLVDAREKLHIPWGCPDNHTHGASLMAFDTRSAMMAQGQVEKRVFLQYLPSIQALWADTGIQNAYDRRREFQLGESVKYFLDNVEELGEPNYIPSQQDVLLARKPTKGIHEYDFEIKNVPFKMVDVGGQRSERRRWFECFDCVTSILFLVSSSEYDQVLMEDRETNRLQESLNIFETIVNNRVFSNVSIILFLNKTDLLEEKVQSVPLRDYFPEYTGPESSLPEVQKFLVDCFRGKRRDTTQKPLYHHFTTAINTENIRLVFRDVKDTILHDNLKQLMLQ; via the exons ATGGCGGATTTCCTGCCGTCCAGGTCcgtgttaaatgtgtgtttccctgcctgcctcctcaatAGTACCGAGGTGGAGCAGCTAAGAAAATCTAAAGAAATCGACAAATGTCTCTCCCGGGATAAAACATACGTAAAGCGACTTGTAAAAATCTTATTGTTGGGCGCTGGCGAAAGCGGCAAGTCTACTTTCCTAAAACAAATGCGGATAATACACGGACAGGACTTCGACCAACAAGCCAGAGAGGAGTTCCGAGCTACTATTTACAGCAATGTTATCAAAG GAGTGCGTGTGTTGGTGGATGCGCGGGAGAAGCTACACATTCCCTGGGGATGCCCTGACAATCACACTCATGGGGCCAGTTTGATGGCGTTCGACACCAGGTCAGCGATGATGGCCCAGGGCCAGGTGGAGAAGAGGGTGTTCCTGCAGTACCTGCCCTCCATCCAGGCTCTGTGGGCTGACACAGGGATACAGAACGCTTATGACCGCCGCAGGGAGTTCCAgctg GGGGAGTCTGTTAAATATTTCTTGGACAATGTAGAAGAACTTGGTGAGCCG aaCTACATTCCCAGCCAGCAGGATGTTCTGCTGGCCCGGAAGCCCACCAAGGGCATCCACGAGTACGACTTTGAGATCAAGAACGTGCCCTTCAAGATGGTGGACGTGGGGGGCCAACGGTCAGAGAGGAGACGCTGGTTCGAGTGCTTTGACTGCGTCACgtccatcctcttcctcgtaTCTTCCTCTGAATACGAccag GTGCTGATGGAGGACCGGGAAACCAATCGCCTGCAAGAGTCTCTCAACATCTTCGAGACCATCGTCAACAACCGTGTGTTCAGCAACGTGtccatcatcctcttcctcaacaAAACGGacctgctggaggagaaggtgcAGAGCGTTCCTCTCAGGGACTACTTCCCAGAGTATACCGGGCCGGAAAGCAGCCTGCCGGAAGTGCAGAAGTTCCTGGTGGACTGTTTCCGGGGGAAACGGCGTGACACGACACAGAAGCCCCTCTACCACCACTTCACCACCGCCATCAACACGGAGAACATACGCCTGGTATTTCGGGATGTCAAGGACACCATTCTCCATGACAACCTGAAACAGCTCATGCTCCAGTGA